A segment of the Lelliottia amnigena genome:
GTAGTATCTGTTTGCCCGGTGATGTACGACATCAAAAACCCGGCGACCGAGAAACATAATCATCTTGAAAGCGTATCCCTCCGCTATGAGCGCATTACATGGAAACATTGCGATGGGAATATTCAATTTACTGATGCCTGGAATGAAAGATGATTAGATGTACGTTTCACCTGAATAGCGGTCAGCTATCCAATCTTAGCTGCCCCGGCATTGGATTCTTCCCGGCCTATTCTGGCAATAAAGGTGCAATGAGAAATAATCCAGATGATAGTGGCATTCAGGATGTTGGCCCATTGCCCCCAGGTAAATACTATATAGTGACAAGACCAGGAAGTGGGTTTAAACATATTGTTAAAGATGCCGCCTACTCCATTTTTTCTGGCTCAAATCACTTCACATGGTTTGCTCTGTACAGGGAAGATTCAAACATAGATGACCTTACGTTTATTGGCTGCGTGGAAAGGGGTAATTTTAGGCTGCATCCTGCTGGATATAAAGGCATTAGTAATGGCTGTATAACGTTTATCAGTAAGGATGATTTTAATATTTTCAGAGAGGCATTGCTGAGGACACCAACTTTTAAAGTCTCCAGTCAACTTGAGGCTTTTGGAACGGTGCAAGTATACTGATGAATACTAAAAAACTCCTGATAATGTGGCACCTCTTTGCATTCACATATCTCCTGATATTTATATTACTGATTGGAGCATTTCCTGAAATAGAAACGTTTTCTTACCTTACAAAAAAATACGGTTTCATTGATATTGAAAATTGGGACTTCTACTATCTTTTGTTTATCGCCCTGACGGCACTTATCGTTAATAATTTTTTTATTATTTTTTCAATGAAATTTATTAAAAGATTTAATAAAAACAGGAAGTAGAATGAACATTTACTTTGCTGTAATTATTTTAGCGTTTTCCCTGGCGACATCTTCAACAGCTTTAGCTGACCGGGAACAAGCCGCAACGAATGCTCAGGAAATGGCAGATGCCCAGCAAAGGCAAGCTGACGCAGCAGATAACGCCGCATGGGATGCCGAAATGCGTGCGGTTAAGAACCCAACCACCACCAATATGATGGAGTCATGGGATCGGGAAGATACTGCAGATGCTGCTCGGGATTCCGCAGATGCAGCCCAGACTATGGCGGATGATTTGAGCGATGAGTGACAGCAAAACCGTAATAGTGGCAATGTAAAGCACCATTCCGCTTTCAAGCCTTAATATCAAAGCGTTCGTCACAATACAGGTGTACTGATGAAACCAGCCACACATATTTTTTTATGGCTTTCTGAATTACTCGCCCTAACAGGGATTTACACCCTGCTTTGTTATTTTATTCCTGATGAAGAGTTTTTAGCATGGTATGAGGAAAACTTTGGATTCATGCAGGAAGCTAACTGGAATGACTGGTTTTCACTGATTCTCTATTTTCTGGCTATCGCCGTCACCACGTTTGCGATCTGGTTTATTGCCTCAGCCAGACAAAGGAAGTCGAATAAATCGCAGGATAAAAATATATGAAAATGAATTTGAGAAAAACATCACTATTTATCGCAATATTATTCCTGGCTGGTGGCGCTTATGCTGCTGATTGTTCAACGGTGGAAGAAATGGACGCCGCCGATACGGCCATCGCATCGATACAGAACTGGCAGGGCGTAAATTGGTTTTCCAAAAATTTCAGGCAGTGCGATGGCCGCTACATAGCGGAGGGGGCTTCTAGCGTAGTTGTCAGGCTGCTGGTGGATAACTGGAAGTCCACTGGACAACTGGGGGTAATGACGACCTAACAAGCGCAATAGCGTCTGGACGCTATCAGGAAAACAGACACAGGATGCCGGAAAACCGCTTCCTTCTACGCATTCAACTCAGGAATCTTGTTTTCCGGCAGCAGCAAAAAGACGGAAGTTAACGAGCAGGAATTCGGGCAATCACTTTAATTTCGAAATCAAACCCTGCAAGCCAGGTCACGCCCACGGCGGTCCAGTTTGGGTAAGGGGGATGCGGGAAAATAGTCTGTTTTACCTGCATGATCGTTGAAAATTGATTTTCCGGATCGGTATGAAAAGTTGTGACGTCAATCAGATCGTCAAATGTACAACCCGCTGCAGCAAGCGTCGCTTTCAGGTTATCAAACGCCAGCTGCACCTGAGCGGCAAAATCTGGCTCTGGCGTGCCATCGTCTCGGCTACCAACCTGGCCGGAAACAAACAGCAAATCACCAGAACGAATCGCGGCAGAATAACCGTGCTCTTCATAGAGAGCGTGTCGGCTGGCAGGGAAAATCGGTTCGCGCTTAATCATAGGGTATCCTGTACTTTGCTAATGTGAGAAAACGTCAGCGCAGCACGGATAGATGATTTAATATACGCTGCGTATGTTGAATTAATAACACATACGCGTCGTATGTCAAATGTAGATGGAGAAGGTATGGTGACTAAACGTCGTACTGAAACGATGGAAGAGAACCGCGCAAAGTTAGTCATGGCCGCGCGAAAAGCCTTTGCTGAAAGAGGTTTTGCCGCGTCATCCATGGATGATTTAACGGCCCGCGTGGGCCTGACACGCGGAGCCCTCTATCACAATTTTGGCGATAAAAAGGGATTACTGGCCGCGGTTGTTGCCCAGATGGACGGTGAGATGGCGCAACGTGCCAAAGCGGACGCCGCGCATGCCAGCGATGACTGGGAACGACTACTGGCTGAAGGCGTCGCCTATATCAAGATGGCATTAGACCCCGAAGTGCGCCGTATCGTGTTGCTTGACGGCCCGGCCTTTCTCGGTGATCCCGCTCAGTGGCCCAGCCAGAATAATTGTCTTGAATCCACCCGTCACACCGTAAAAAAAATGCTCGAACGCGGTGTTCTAAAAGCGGTGGATGCAGAGGCTGCAGCCCATATGTTAAACAGTGCCGCGATGAATGCCGCACTTTGGGTCGCGGCGAGCAGCGATCCTGAGAAGGCACTCCCGAACATTATCGAGGTGTTTACCCAGTTGGCAAGCGGCTTGCGCAAGCATCCCCAAGCACAATGAATATGCGTCTTTACAGCGCCAGCAAAGCCTCGGGGCGCAACATCGCCAAAAAATTTGGAATGCATTGCATCAGATGACAACGTCTTCGTATCCCTACACGCTCCACGATCTTCTCTGTCTTCGTCAATTCAATGAGACACACGGCGCTTTGCACGCAGAAGCCAGTGATAAAGCGATTGTCGAATGGGCGGAGCGACAGGTTATGCAGGGCAACGAGTCTGAAGCATTGCTGATTCTTGCCTCGTTAAATCTCGATACGCATCCCAATGCAGATGAAGTCAGAATGTATCTCGACCGTTATCTGCATGAATCCGGTCAGTCGTTGCCGGATGCAAAAATCAGCGCGTTGATTTGGCTTAAAATACAGCTGTGGAATATTATTCAGTGTGAAAACGCCAAAAAAGCGGAAACCGCATTATATGATTTCGCCATCGCGTATCTGGATTTCCCGCCACCGTTTTTCACCAGAACATGCCGCTATTTCAATGAGTTTTATTACCGTCTCTTTGACGATCTCGGCGGAGAATATCAAACGCTAGCCTCAGAAATGAGCGACTCCGCGTTGCTGTCTTATATCAAAAACCATACAACACCCTTTTATCGCGTGCTGTCAGATAACGAGTGGTTGGATTTTCTTACGACAGAATAAGACGGAAGCCACAGCCCTCTTAAGTTACCGCGCGCAGTTTCGCATGGTCCTTTCGTCACAGACTGGGTTTTATTCAGAAGGGAAAGTGGACGCTATACAGCGTCCAGGTTGATCACGTTGGGTGATGTTTCAGCTCACACCAGCGCGCGCAGTTGCTCACGCATATAGGCAGAAAAATATTCAGGGTTTTTGATAACGATGTGGCTACCGGACTTAATTTTTTCGGCCCAGCCCGCCACCTTCTCAGTAAAACCGGTATCCCATCCCTCCTGGACGCCGCGGGCTGTGACATCGTCAGCGCTCGCCGGGACACCTATCTCTTTCAAATACTTGAACATCCCCTTCGCGGTGCTTTCATCCATTGACTGTGGCGCTGATGCGGAGGTATCCATCCCACCAATGAAATCCAATGCTTTATCAATTACTGCAGGCATAGTCTTATCCTTAAAATTAACCACGTAACGAATAAGCTTCTTGTATGGCCCAAATTGGCTTTCAATACCAGGAGATCGCTAACACTTTTACATTTAGGGTCAGAAAGGGTGACCTGTTATACCCTCATAACAAGCCACTGGAAGGTGACAGCCAGGCCGGGCAATTGCCCCATCCTGTGGTAAGTGCGCCACCAAAGACAAAACCCACTTCAAAACTAAAGAAATCCCCCATCGCGCCGATCATCATCCGTGTGTATTATTTCCTGTAGCTGTGACAACAACTAACCTTAACTCAAATACTTAAGCGCCAAAGCGAAAGGCATCATGAGCACACCAATCAAACGGCTAGAAATCATTAAAAATGCCATTGAACTGGAAGATGACGACATCATCCTGAGCCAGCTGGCACGACTGAGAAGCGAAGCGTTTGATGACGAGCTGTTGTCGATCGTCACGGCGCTTGAGAATCAAAACTATACCGCGGCAATGGCCGCGATCACCGCGTGGTTGCAGAGCCAGCGGGCGATGACGCAGTGGCGCGATCCGCAGGTTGCTGCGAGCAAGCTTGAGCTCAAAGCGCTGGAAGAGCGTCTGCGCGATCTGATTGACCGTCGCAACGCACGCGTTCAGCAGTTGGATGAGTTCAACGATCTCTATTTCTCCCGTCTCGGCCCGCTGATGTCGCAAATCCTTCAGCTGCGTAAAACCC
Coding sequences within it:
- a CDS encoding Protein of uncharacterised function (DUF2778), translated to MIRCTFHLNSGQLSNLSCPGIGFFPAYSGNKGAMRNNPDDSGIQDVGPLPPGKYYIVTRPGSGFKHIVKDAAYSIFSGSNHFTWFALYREDSNIDDLTFIGCVERGNFRLHPAGYKGISNGCITFISKDDFNIFREALLRTPTFKVSSQLEAFGTVQVY
- the yjgH gene encoding endoribonuclease L-PSP; its protein translation is MIKREPIFPASRHALYEEHGYSAAIRSGDLLFVSGQVGSRDDGTPEPDFAAQVQLAFDNLKATLAAAGCTFDDLIDVTTFHTDPENQFSTIMQVKQTIFPHPPYPNWTAVGVTWLAGFDFEIKVIARIPAR
- the tetC gene encoding TetR family transcriptional regulator — translated: MVTKRRTETMEENRAKLVMAARKAFAERGFAASSMDDLTARVGLTRGALYHNFGDKKGLLAAVVAQMDGEMAQRAKADAAHASDDWERLLAEGVAYIKMALDPEVRRIVLLDGPAFLGDPAQWPSQNNCLESTRHTVKKMLERGVLKAVDAEAAAHMLNSAAMNAALWVAASSDPEKALPNIIEVFTQLASGLRKHPQAQ
- a CDS encoding Domain of uncharacterised function (DUF1889); the encoded protein is MPAVIDKALDFIGGMDTSASAPQSMDESTAKGMFKYLKEIGVPASADDVTARGVQEGWDTGFTEKVAGWAEKIKSGSHIVIKNPEYFSAYMREQLRALV